The following are encoded in a window of Platichthys flesus chromosome 11, fPlaFle2.1, whole genome shotgun sequence genomic DNA:
- the si:dkeyp-69b9.3 gene encoding myocardin isoform X3, with protein MTLLASERSLLIRNKFRSVLQLRIQNRRQSEINADSGLKPTAPPQKTEKDQSEALRLNEDGTTQKLPPSGLNTKTTQVERSVCGAQRQKKARLAQDLTERIQCQPGPVEHQHQHTLPLENRSASFPLSADVFEDDISSCASSSPTGQHGVHQSPAYSSLPGLPGDQLLSDFSAVGPPLNHSPAHAQSGLTLLPATEGIRHPMTVTLGESNSMATTGRPNGMFLTSQTTPLLPKTAQPASPTCSSLHFNHLPRPRKPRDTKPKMRKLKYHQYIPPDQRGASGTGAGGAKQKSTTPTQSLDPAYSHLLKQQQVILQLQILQNQQQQQQQHQQQQQQHQQQQQQQQHQQQQQQQQLQPQQQVTVVSSRDHCVKSSGALPLNPQPAPATTNHTPVDANPTSSPEPLPANLVDLTVSELRQQLRKRGLPVSGTKPALLQRLLPFQLPHTHLPPAPLCQLGTNQEPLTPCPLLPPSQSPGSSSSSGPDSPGSPNQQLYIQDRGIPNGILSDGPNGNLNAVPSRFTSAASVSLAGEQCGLTNAVFLAPASTASGTPSPSLPMSSSSPLQCVTPWRSESEQQQQQQQELNVELEMRQRIRSRPRDRSTSTGNESCDGSLHPFLQQDPGCSRGKPETDAQTEVLFTQDFELPVQITASPVQTLPSVRSLEEELQEAIQKAQMDPRQSIDDILDEPITCDDSVNVSDLKSPVHSAPGPSPPPPPPPPPQVDQSHASQQHTRDDNFLPSPLCSSLLLELPPSPALVNPSQVVPAPPPPPICTSPLPSTVKSRKRRAPTLFDAADWLETLTCGLRPLTPPTAPFVESDFSLDSDLNVNRVLDLMIEQW; from the exons ATGACACTGCTGGCCTCCGAGAGGTCACTTCTCATCAGGAACAAGTTCCGCTCAG TGCTGCAGCTGAGGATTCAGAACCGGAGGCAGAGTGAAATCAATGCAGACTCTG GATTGAAACCGACTGCTCCACCtcaaaaaacagagaaagaccaGAGTGAAGCTCTG cGTCTGAATGAAGATGGTACCACTCAGAAGCTGCCCCCTAGTGGTCTGAACACTAAAACCACACAAG tagagaggagtgtgtgtggcgCCCAGAGGCAGAAGAAGGCTCGCCTGGCGCAGGACCTCACCGAGAGGATCCAATGTCAGCCTGGACCTGTGGAGCACCAGCACCAACACACGCTGCCCCTGGAGAACC GTTCggcctccttccctctctccgctGATGTCTTCGAAGATGACATCTCTTCCTGCGCCTCCTCCTCGCCCACGGGGCAACATGGCGTTCACCAATCACCGGCCTATTCTTCTCTACCAGGGCTCCCAGGCGACCAATTACTGAGTGACTTCTCAGCTGTGGGCCCGCCCCTTAACCACAGCCCCGCTCATGCTCAG tCTGGTTTGACGTTGCTCCCGGCAACCGAGGGCATCAGACACCCGATGACTGTAACGCTGGGTGAATCAAACTCCATGGCAACAACTGGGAGACCAAATGGGATGTTTCTGACCTCTCAGACCACCCCCCTGCTGCCAAAG ACAGCTCAGCCTGCCAGCCCGACCTGCTCCTCCCTGCACTTCAACCACCTCCCCCGCCCACGGAAACCGAGGGACACCAAACCCAAAATGAGGAAACTCAAGTATCACCAGTACATTCCTCCGGACCAGAGAGGAGCTTCTGGCACTGGAG CGGGAGGAGCCAAACAGAAGAGCACTACCCCTACCCAGTCTTTAGACCCAGCCTATTCCCAcctcctgaagcagcagcaggtcatcCTCCAGCTTCAAATCCTccagaaccagcagcagcagcaacaacaacatcagcagcagcaacaacaacaccagcagcagcagcaacaacaacaacatcagcagcagcagcagcaacagcagctacaaccacaGCAACAGGTCACTGTTGTATCCAG CAGAGATCACTGTGTGAAATCGTCTGGAGCCCTGCCCCTCAACCCCCAACCTGCGCCTGCCACAACCAACCACACCCCCGTGGACGCAAACCCAACGTCCAGCCCCGAGCCTCTGCCTGCAAACCTCGTTGATCTAACA GTGTCAGAGTTGCGGCAGCAGCTGCGTAAGCGTGGCCTCCCCGTCTCCGGCACCAAGCCGGCCCTGTTGCAGCGTCTACTTCCCTTCCAGCTTCCTCACACTCACCTGCCCCCTGCTCCCCTATGCCAACTGGGTACCAACCAGGAGCCCCTAACTCCCTGCCCCCTGCTGCCACCCAGCCAGAGCcctggctccagctccagctctggaCCGGACTCGCCCGGCAGCCCGAACCAACAGCTCTACATCCAGGACAGAGGAATTCCTAATGGGATTCTCAGTGACGGTCCAAATGGAAATCTGAATGCCGTGCCCAGCAGGTTCACAAGTGCTGCGTCAGTCAGTTTGGCAGGGGAACAGTGCGGTCTCACCAACGCCGTCTTCCTGGCTCCTGCCAGCACCGCCTCAGGAACTCCCAGTCCCAGTCTCCCCATGTCGTCCTCTTCGCCCCTGCAGTGTGTGACTCCCTGGAGAAGTGagagcgagcagcagcagcagcagcagcaggagctgaaTGTGGAGCTGGAGATGAGGCAGAGGATACGGAGCAGGCCCAGGGACCGCTCCACGAGCACTGGGAATGAG TCTTGTGACGGATCCCTGCATCCTTTCCTGCAACAGGATCCAGGATGCTCTCGGGGGAAACCAGAAACAGATGCACAGACAGAGGTGCTGttcacacag GACTTTGAGCTGCCGGTGCAGATTACAGCCAGTCCTGTGCAGACCTTGCCCAGCGTTCGCAGTTTGGAAGAGGAGCTACAGGAGGCTATCCAGAAAGCACAG ATGGACCCTCGGCAGTCCATAGATGACATTTTGGATGAGCCTATAACCTGCGATG ACTCTGTCAATGTCTCTGATCTTAAATCCCCGGTCCACTCTGCCCCCggcccatctcctcctcctcctcctcctcctcctcctcaagtcGATCAGTCCCACGCCTCCCAGCAGCACACCAGGGACGACAACTTCCTGCCCTCGCCACTTTGCTCTTCTCTCTTGCTGGAGCTACCTCCATCTCCCGCGTTAGTAAACCCCAGCCAGGTTGTGCCagctcctcccccacctcccatCTGCACCTCCCCTCTGCCGTCCACTGTGAAGTCACGGAAGCGACGGGCCCCGACGCTGTTTGACGCTGCCGACTGGCTCGAAACGCTGACGTGTGGCCTCCGCCCTCTCACCCCACCGACAGCTCCCTTCGTGGAGTCAGACTTCAGTCTGGATTCAGATTTGAATGTCAATCGAGTGTTGGATCTGATGATAGAGCAGTGGTGA
- the si:dkeyp-69b9.3 gene encoding myocardin isoform X1, protein MTLLASERSLLIRNKFRSVLQLRIQNRRQSEINADSGLKPTAPPQKTEKDQSEALRLNEDGTTQKLPPSGLNTKTTQVERSVCGAQRQKKARLAQDLTERIQCQPGPVEHQHQHTLPLENRSASFPLSADVFEDDISSCASSSPTGQHGVHQSPAYSSLPGLPGDQLLSDFSAVGPPLNHSPAHAQSGLTLLPATEGIRHPMTVTLGESNSMATTGRPNGMFLTSQTTPLLPKTAQPASPTCSSLHFNHLPRPRKPRDTKPKMRKLKYHQYIPPDQRGASGTGAGGAKQKSTTPTQSLDPAYSHLLKQQQVILQLQILQNQQQQQQQHQQQQQQHQQQQQQQQHQQQQQQQQLQPQQQVTVVSSRDHCVKSSGALPLNPQPAPATTNHTPVDANPTSSPEPLPANLVDLTVSELRQQLRKRGLPVSGTKPALLQRLLPFQLPHTHLPPAPLCQLGTNQEPLTPCPLLPPSQSPGSSSSSGPDSPGSPNQQLYIQDRGIPNGILSDGPNGNLNAVPSRFTSAASVSLAGEQCGLTNAVFLAPASTASGTPSPSLPMSSSSPLQCVTPWRSESEQQQQQQQELNVELEMRQRIRSRPRDRSTSTGNESCDGSLHPFLQQDPGCSRGKPETDAQTEVLFTQVFCFQPCDVIGQDFELPVQITASPVQTLPSVRSLEEELQEAIQKAQMDPRQSIDDILDEPITCDDSVNVSDLKSPVHSAPGPSPPPPPPPPPQVDQSHASQQHTRDDNFLPSPLCSSLLLELPPSPALVNPSQVVPAPPPPPICTSPLPSTVKSRKRRAPTLFDAADWLETLTCGLRPLTPPTAPFVESDFSLDSDLNVNRVLDLMIEQW, encoded by the exons ATGACACTGCTGGCCTCCGAGAGGTCACTTCTCATCAGGAACAAGTTCCGCTCAG TGCTGCAGCTGAGGATTCAGAACCGGAGGCAGAGTGAAATCAATGCAGACTCTG GATTGAAACCGACTGCTCCACCtcaaaaaacagagaaagaccaGAGTGAAGCTCTG cGTCTGAATGAAGATGGTACCACTCAGAAGCTGCCCCCTAGTGGTCTGAACACTAAAACCACACAAG tagagaggagtgtgtgtggcgCCCAGAGGCAGAAGAAGGCTCGCCTGGCGCAGGACCTCACCGAGAGGATCCAATGTCAGCCTGGACCTGTGGAGCACCAGCACCAACACACGCTGCCCCTGGAGAACC GTTCggcctccttccctctctccgctGATGTCTTCGAAGATGACATCTCTTCCTGCGCCTCCTCCTCGCCCACGGGGCAACATGGCGTTCACCAATCACCGGCCTATTCTTCTCTACCAGGGCTCCCAGGCGACCAATTACTGAGTGACTTCTCAGCTGTGGGCCCGCCCCTTAACCACAGCCCCGCTCATGCTCAG tCTGGTTTGACGTTGCTCCCGGCAACCGAGGGCATCAGACACCCGATGACTGTAACGCTGGGTGAATCAAACTCCATGGCAACAACTGGGAGACCAAATGGGATGTTTCTGACCTCTCAGACCACCCCCCTGCTGCCAAAG ACAGCTCAGCCTGCCAGCCCGACCTGCTCCTCCCTGCACTTCAACCACCTCCCCCGCCCACGGAAACCGAGGGACACCAAACCCAAAATGAGGAAACTCAAGTATCACCAGTACATTCCTCCGGACCAGAGAGGAGCTTCTGGCACTGGAG CGGGAGGAGCCAAACAGAAGAGCACTACCCCTACCCAGTCTTTAGACCCAGCCTATTCCCAcctcctgaagcagcagcaggtcatcCTCCAGCTTCAAATCCTccagaaccagcagcagcagcaacaacaacatcagcagcagcaacaacaacaccagcagcagcagcaacaacaacaacatcagcagcagcagcagcaacagcagctacaaccacaGCAACAGGTCACTGTTGTATCCAG CAGAGATCACTGTGTGAAATCGTCTGGAGCCCTGCCCCTCAACCCCCAACCTGCGCCTGCCACAACCAACCACACCCCCGTGGACGCAAACCCAACGTCCAGCCCCGAGCCTCTGCCTGCAAACCTCGTTGATCTAACA GTGTCAGAGTTGCGGCAGCAGCTGCGTAAGCGTGGCCTCCCCGTCTCCGGCACCAAGCCGGCCCTGTTGCAGCGTCTACTTCCCTTCCAGCTTCCTCACACTCACCTGCCCCCTGCTCCCCTATGCCAACTGGGTACCAACCAGGAGCCCCTAACTCCCTGCCCCCTGCTGCCACCCAGCCAGAGCcctggctccagctccagctctggaCCGGACTCGCCCGGCAGCCCGAACCAACAGCTCTACATCCAGGACAGAGGAATTCCTAATGGGATTCTCAGTGACGGTCCAAATGGAAATCTGAATGCCGTGCCCAGCAGGTTCACAAGTGCTGCGTCAGTCAGTTTGGCAGGGGAACAGTGCGGTCTCACCAACGCCGTCTTCCTGGCTCCTGCCAGCACCGCCTCAGGAACTCCCAGTCCCAGTCTCCCCATGTCGTCCTCTTCGCCCCTGCAGTGTGTGACTCCCTGGAGAAGTGagagcgagcagcagcagcagcagcagcaggagctgaaTGTGGAGCTGGAGATGAGGCAGAGGATACGGAGCAGGCCCAGGGACCGCTCCACGAGCACTGGGAATGAG TCTTGTGACGGATCCCTGCATCCTTTCCTGCAACAGGATCCAGGATGCTCTCGGGGGAAACCAGAAACAGATGCACAGACAGAGGTGCTGttcacacag GTGTTTTGCTTTCAACCATGTGATGTGATTGGCCAGGACTTTGAGCTGCCGGTGCAGATTACAGCCAGTCCTGTGCAGACCTTGCCCAGCGTTCGCAGTTTGGAAGAGGAGCTACAGGAGGCTATCCAGAAAGCACAG ATGGACCCTCGGCAGTCCATAGATGACATTTTGGATGAGCCTATAACCTGCGATG ACTCTGTCAATGTCTCTGATCTTAAATCCCCGGTCCACTCTGCCCCCggcccatctcctcctcctcctcctcctcctcctcctcaagtcGATCAGTCCCACGCCTCCCAGCAGCACACCAGGGACGACAACTTCCTGCCCTCGCCACTTTGCTCTTCTCTCTTGCTGGAGCTACCTCCATCTCCCGCGTTAGTAAACCCCAGCCAGGTTGTGCCagctcctcccccacctcccatCTGCACCTCCCCTCTGCCGTCCACTGTGAAGTCACGGAAGCGACGGGCCCCGACGCTGTTTGACGCTGCCGACTGGCTCGAAACGCTGACGTGTGGCCTCCGCCCTCTCACCCCACCGACAGCTCCCTTCGTGGAGTCAGACTTCAGTCTGGATTCAGATTTGAATGTCAATCGAGTGTTGGATCTGATGATAGAGCAGTGGTGA
- the si:dkeyp-69b9.3 gene encoding myocardin isoform X2: MTLLASERSLLIRNKFRSVLQLRIQNRRQSEINADSGLKPTAPPQKTEKDQSEALRLNEDGTTQKLPPSGLNTKTTQERSVCGAQRQKKARLAQDLTERIQCQPGPVEHQHQHTLPLENRSASFPLSADVFEDDISSCASSSPTGQHGVHQSPAYSSLPGLPGDQLLSDFSAVGPPLNHSPAHAQSGLTLLPATEGIRHPMTVTLGESNSMATTGRPNGMFLTSQTTPLLPKTAQPASPTCSSLHFNHLPRPRKPRDTKPKMRKLKYHQYIPPDQRGASGTGAGGAKQKSTTPTQSLDPAYSHLLKQQQVILQLQILQNQQQQQQQHQQQQQQHQQQQQQQQHQQQQQQQQLQPQQQVTVVSSRDHCVKSSGALPLNPQPAPATTNHTPVDANPTSSPEPLPANLVDLTVSELRQQLRKRGLPVSGTKPALLQRLLPFQLPHTHLPPAPLCQLGTNQEPLTPCPLLPPSQSPGSSSSSGPDSPGSPNQQLYIQDRGIPNGILSDGPNGNLNAVPSRFTSAASVSLAGEQCGLTNAVFLAPASTASGTPSPSLPMSSSSPLQCVTPWRSESEQQQQQQQELNVELEMRQRIRSRPRDRSTSTGNESCDGSLHPFLQQDPGCSRGKPETDAQTEVLFTQVFCFQPCDVIGQDFELPVQITASPVQTLPSVRSLEEELQEAIQKAQMDPRQSIDDILDEPITCDDSVNVSDLKSPVHSAPGPSPPPPPPPPPQVDQSHASQQHTRDDNFLPSPLCSSLLLELPPSPALVNPSQVVPAPPPPPICTSPLPSTVKSRKRRAPTLFDAADWLETLTCGLRPLTPPTAPFVESDFSLDSDLNVNRVLDLMIEQW; this comes from the exons ATGACACTGCTGGCCTCCGAGAGGTCACTTCTCATCAGGAACAAGTTCCGCTCAG TGCTGCAGCTGAGGATTCAGAACCGGAGGCAGAGTGAAATCAATGCAGACTCTG GATTGAAACCGACTGCTCCACCtcaaaaaacagagaaagaccaGAGTGAAGCTCTG cGTCTGAATGAAGATGGTACCACTCAGAAGCTGCCCCCTAGTGGTCTGAACACTAAAACCACACAAG agaggagtgtgtgtggcgCCCAGAGGCAGAAGAAGGCTCGCCTGGCGCAGGACCTCACCGAGAGGATCCAATGTCAGCCTGGACCTGTGGAGCACCAGCACCAACACACGCTGCCCCTGGAGAACC GTTCggcctccttccctctctccgctGATGTCTTCGAAGATGACATCTCTTCCTGCGCCTCCTCCTCGCCCACGGGGCAACATGGCGTTCACCAATCACCGGCCTATTCTTCTCTACCAGGGCTCCCAGGCGACCAATTACTGAGTGACTTCTCAGCTGTGGGCCCGCCCCTTAACCACAGCCCCGCTCATGCTCAG tCTGGTTTGACGTTGCTCCCGGCAACCGAGGGCATCAGACACCCGATGACTGTAACGCTGGGTGAATCAAACTCCATGGCAACAACTGGGAGACCAAATGGGATGTTTCTGACCTCTCAGACCACCCCCCTGCTGCCAAAG ACAGCTCAGCCTGCCAGCCCGACCTGCTCCTCCCTGCACTTCAACCACCTCCCCCGCCCACGGAAACCGAGGGACACCAAACCCAAAATGAGGAAACTCAAGTATCACCAGTACATTCCTCCGGACCAGAGAGGAGCTTCTGGCACTGGAG CGGGAGGAGCCAAACAGAAGAGCACTACCCCTACCCAGTCTTTAGACCCAGCCTATTCCCAcctcctgaagcagcagcaggtcatcCTCCAGCTTCAAATCCTccagaaccagcagcagcagcaacaacaacatcagcagcagcaacaacaacaccagcagcagcagcaacaacaacaacatcagcagcagcagcagcaacagcagctacaaccacaGCAACAGGTCACTGTTGTATCCAG CAGAGATCACTGTGTGAAATCGTCTGGAGCCCTGCCCCTCAACCCCCAACCTGCGCCTGCCACAACCAACCACACCCCCGTGGACGCAAACCCAACGTCCAGCCCCGAGCCTCTGCCTGCAAACCTCGTTGATCTAACA GTGTCAGAGTTGCGGCAGCAGCTGCGTAAGCGTGGCCTCCCCGTCTCCGGCACCAAGCCGGCCCTGTTGCAGCGTCTACTTCCCTTCCAGCTTCCTCACACTCACCTGCCCCCTGCTCCCCTATGCCAACTGGGTACCAACCAGGAGCCCCTAACTCCCTGCCCCCTGCTGCCACCCAGCCAGAGCcctggctccagctccagctctggaCCGGACTCGCCCGGCAGCCCGAACCAACAGCTCTACATCCAGGACAGAGGAATTCCTAATGGGATTCTCAGTGACGGTCCAAATGGAAATCTGAATGCCGTGCCCAGCAGGTTCACAAGTGCTGCGTCAGTCAGTTTGGCAGGGGAACAGTGCGGTCTCACCAACGCCGTCTTCCTGGCTCCTGCCAGCACCGCCTCAGGAACTCCCAGTCCCAGTCTCCCCATGTCGTCCTCTTCGCCCCTGCAGTGTGTGACTCCCTGGAGAAGTGagagcgagcagcagcagcagcagcagcaggagctgaaTGTGGAGCTGGAGATGAGGCAGAGGATACGGAGCAGGCCCAGGGACCGCTCCACGAGCACTGGGAATGAG TCTTGTGACGGATCCCTGCATCCTTTCCTGCAACAGGATCCAGGATGCTCTCGGGGGAAACCAGAAACAGATGCACAGACAGAGGTGCTGttcacacag GTGTTTTGCTTTCAACCATGTGATGTGATTGGCCAGGACTTTGAGCTGCCGGTGCAGATTACAGCCAGTCCTGTGCAGACCTTGCCCAGCGTTCGCAGTTTGGAAGAGGAGCTACAGGAGGCTATCCAGAAAGCACAG ATGGACCCTCGGCAGTCCATAGATGACATTTTGGATGAGCCTATAACCTGCGATG ACTCTGTCAATGTCTCTGATCTTAAATCCCCGGTCCACTCTGCCCCCggcccatctcctcctcctcctcctcctcctcctcctcaagtcGATCAGTCCCACGCCTCCCAGCAGCACACCAGGGACGACAACTTCCTGCCCTCGCCACTTTGCTCTTCTCTCTTGCTGGAGCTACCTCCATCTCCCGCGTTAGTAAACCCCAGCCAGGTTGTGCCagctcctcccccacctcccatCTGCACCTCCCCTCTGCCGTCCACTGTGAAGTCACGGAAGCGACGGGCCCCGACGCTGTTTGACGCTGCCGACTGGCTCGAAACGCTGACGTGTGGCCTCCGCCCTCTCACCCCACCGACAGCTCCCTTCGTGGAGTCAGACTTCAGTCTGGATTCAGATTTGAATGTCAATCGAGTGTTGGATCTGATGATAGAGCAGTGGTGA